The Chitiniphilus purpureus sequence GATCATGACCCTGCTCAAGCCCGATGGCGCCCAGGCGCAGTACGCCATCGTGTCGTTCGACGACGAGAACGAGCGCGTGCTGCACGCGGAAGGGCGGCTGTGCTACGGCGCGGCCGGCATCGCAGAGCCGGCCTGCCAACCCGAGGTGCTGATGCAACGCGCCCACACGGTGCACCCCGGGGCCGCGTGCTACCGGCAACTGGCCGGGCTCGGCCTGCACTATGGGCCGGCGTTCCAGAGCATCGAGGCGCTGCACGTCGGCGAGGGGTTCGCGCTCTCGCGGCTGCGGCTGCCGGCGCTGCTGCAGCCGGGGTTCGAGCAGTACGTGCTGCATCCGTGCCTGATCGATGGCGCGCTGCAGACCGTGCTCGGCATGGCCGCAGGCGCCGATCCCGACACCGCCTACCTGCCGTTCGCGCTGGACCGGGTGCACATCCTGCGGCCGCTGCCGCAGGCCTGCTACGCCTGGGTCACGCCTGTCGGTACCCAATCGATGGCGCCGCAGCTCAGGCAGTTCGATATCCGGCTGTTGAGCGACAGCGGCGAGGTGCTGGTGAAGCTGGAGAACTTCTGCGTACGCGCGGTGCCGGGGACGGCGCTTTCGCAGCCGCGCGAAACCGGGCAACCGGCGGTGATGCAGTGAGCGATCGGGTGCGGCTGCCGCTACCGCATCCGGTCGCTCCGGCTCCACGCAGTGCCCTGGATCGGGCCGCTGCCGGGTGCCCGCTCCGTGCCTGCCACCCAAAACAAAACCCGGCCGGGGCCGGGTTGGCGGGAGGGGGACGGGGCGTCATTTGCCCTGGTTGAGTTCCTTGTCCCGGAAGTACTTGCTGCCCGCCACGGTGACCTCGGCGGTCAGACCGTGCTCGGTGAACTGGTAGGCATAGACCTTGGGGGCGATCAGCGCGGCGCCGGCAATGGCGCCGCCGGTGTCGCCCGCCTTGGCCGCTGCCGTGCCCTGGCCCTCGAACACCCAGCCCTTGTTCACGAACTTGTCGTAGGTGGCCTTGTCGGTGAACACCAGCACCAGCCGGGAGTTCTTGGCACCCAGCCCGAGACCGGCCTTGGCCTGCGCCACGCCCATGAAGGTCTCCTTGCCGCCGCTCACCGCCACGCCTTCGCCGCCGCCGGCGCCCAGGAACAGCACCTGCACGCTGCCGGTGTTGAACACCGCGTAGCCTGCCGCCTTCTGGATCTGTTCCTTCGCCTGCGGATGCTTGCCGTAGATCTCGTTCAGCGATTCCCGTGCCATGGCACGGATTGCCGCGCGCCGCTCGGCGGGCGACTTCTTGTTCTGGTTGGCCTGCTGCGCGTTGGTCTTGGTGTCGCCGTCGGCCTGCTCGGGCGCGGTCTCGCCGGTGGCATGGACCGGCATGCCGAGGATCAACGCCAGCGTGCCGGCGGCCATCAGTGCTTTGGTGAACATGGTGCATCTCTCCTATGGGTCCCGATACCCGTCTAACTTAATCCGGCATGCCAGAAGCCGCTGTAGGACAGCGCAGCACAACACTGTCAGCGGGAGGCGCAAAGCAGGGCCGGCCGTTCGCGCCATCGGGCTCGGCAACCGGCGGCGCTTTGGTTATCATCCGGTTTCAGTCCGAGGAGCGTTGCGAGGCGGCATGGCCCCCCAGGCTTGGACTGATCCGGCTGCGGCGTTCGCCGCGGCACAACGACGCTCACCTGATCAACCCGTGCCGGGCACGGGGCGCACAGGTGGGTAGCGCCCTTCCCGGCCACACATGGAGCATTGCCGTGGCCGACTTCAACGACTGCAACGATTTCAACGATTTCAACGTTGCCGATCTCTCCCTTGCCGCCTGGGGCCGCAAAGAACTCAATATCGCCGAGACCGAGATGCCGGGCCTGATGGCCGTGCGCGACGAATACGCCGCGCGGCAGCCCCTGAAGGGCGCCCGGATCGCCGGCAGCCTGCATATGACCATCCAGACCGGCGTACTGATCGAAACGCTGATTGCCCTCGGTGCCGAGGTGCGCTGGGCGTCGTGCAACATCTTCTCTACCCAGGACCATGCCGCTGCCGCCATCGCCGCCGCCGGCATCCCCGTGTTCGCCTACAAGGGTGAATCGCTGGAGGAGTACTGGCAGTTCACCCACCGTATCTTCGAATGGGGCGACGGGCAGTACGCCAACATGATCCTGGACGATGGCGGCGATGCCACCTTGCTGCTGCATCTGGGCGCGCGCGCCGAGCAGGACCGCTCGGTGCTCGGCGATCCGGCCAATGAAGAAGAGACCGTGCTGTATGCCGCGATCAAGGCGCAGCTGGCCAAGGACCCGACCTGGTATTCCACCCGGCTGTCCAGGATCCTGGGCGTGACCGAGGAGACCACCACCGGCGTGCACCGCCTTTATCAGATGCACGAGCAGGGCAAGCTTGCGTTCCCGGCGATCAACGTCAACGACTCGGTCACCAAGAGCAAGTTCGACAATCTGTACGGCTGCCGCGAATCGCTGGTCGATGGCATCAAACGCGCCACCGACGTGATGATCGCCGGCAAGATCGCCGTGGTGCTGGGCTACGGCGATGTGGGCAAGGGCTGCGCGCAAAGCCTGCGCGGCCTTGGCGCCACAGTGTGGGTGACCGAGATCGACCCGATCTGCGCACTGCAGGCCGCCATGGAAGGCTACCGCGTGGTGACGATGGACGACGTGGCCGGCCAGGGCGACATCTTCGTCACCACCACCGGCAACGTCTCGGTGATCACGCATGAGCACATGAAGGCGATGCGGCACAACGCCATCGTCTGCAACATCGGCCACTTCGACAGCGAGATCGAGGTGGCGAGCCTGCGCCAGTATCAATGGGACAACATCAAGCCGCAGGTGGACCACATCGTGTTCCCGGACGGCAAGCGCATCATCCTGCTGGCCGAAGGGCGGCTGGTGAACCTCGGCTGCGCCACCGGCCACCCGAGCTTCGTGATGTCCAATTCGTTCGCCAATCAGACGCTGGCGCAGATCGAGCTCTTCAGCAAGCGCGACCAGTACCCGATCGGCGTCTACGTGCTGCCCAAGGAGCTCGACGAAATGGTCGCCCGCCTGCACCTGAAGAAGATCGGCGCCAGGCTGACCACGCTGACCGATCAGCAGGCCGCGTATATCGGCGTGCCCAAGAACGGCCCGTACAAGCCGGCCCACTACCGTTATTGATCCGGGCGGCGCGGCGCGGGGTGACGAGCCACTCCCGTGCCGTACCTGGCTCGGATCGGGATGCAACGAATGACGACACCTGACACCTCACACCTGGCGCCGCAGGCGCGCGCCCATATCAGCTTCGAGTTCTTCCCGCCCAAGACGCAGGAAGGCGTGGAAAAGCTGCGCAGCACGCGGCAGGCGCTGGCGCAGTTCAAACCCGAATTCTTTTCGGTGACCTTCGGTGCGGGCGGCACCACGCAGGAAGGCACGCGCACCGCGGTGCTGGAGATCCGGCACGATGGCTTCGACGCAGCGCCGCACCTGTCGTGCATCGGCTCGACCCGCGAAGCCATTGCCGCGCTGCTGGCCGACTACCGGGAACACGGCATCCGCCGCATCGTCGCGCTGCGCGGCGACATCCCATCCGGCATGGTCGATGTCGGCGAATTCCGCTACGCCAACGAGCTGGTCGCCTTCATCCGGCAGCAGCATGGCGACTGGTTCCGCATCGAAGTGGCCGCCTACCCGGAATACCATCCGCAGGCGGCAAGCGCCGAGGCCGATCTGCGCAACTTCGTGGCCAAGGTCAACGCCGGTGCCGATGCCGCGATCACACAGTACTTCTTCAACCCCGACGCGTACTTCCGTTTCGTCGACGAGGTACGCGCACGCGGCGTCACTGTCCCGATCTATCCGGGCATCATGCCGATCCAGAATTTCAGCCAGCTCTCGCGCTTCTCGGAAATGTGCGGCGCCGAGATCCCGCGCTGGCTCAGGCTGCGCCTGGCCTCGTTTGGCGACGACGCGGCGGCCATCCGTGCCTATGGGCTCGACGTGGTCACCGAACTGTGCGACCGGCTGCTGGCCGGCGGCGCACCGGGCCTGCACTTCTACACGCTGAATGCATCGGGCGCGGTCGCGACCGTCTGCCGAAGGCTGGGGTTGTAGCGGCGCGGTGCTGTCACGCCCGCTGGAAAAAAAGAAACCCCGGTCCAAGGGGAGAATGACCGGGGTATAACAGCCCCGGCATGCTGCCGAGGCACCCGCTCAGGGAGGAAAAGCGGGAGGTGCAGGGGCGCACCTGACTATTAAGATAGGAATCGGATAAGAAAGTTCAAGCCAGTCTATAGGCCGCCTGTCGACTGGTATTCAACGGCAGAAAACCAGCCGCCCACGATCTCCTCGATGGTCTCCACGCCCTGCTTCTTGAGGCTGGAGAACAATTGCACGGTGATCAGCGAATCCTCCTCGAATTCCTTTTCCACCGCACGTAGTGCTGCCGTCTGCGCCTGTCGGCTCAACTTATCCGCCTTGGTCAAAAGACAGTGCACCGGCTTGCCAGTCGGTCTAAACCAGTCGAGCATATTGCGGTCCCGCTCGGTCAGGGGACGCCGGGCGTCCATGATCAAGACCAGCCCGATCAGGTTCTGCCGCGTCATCAGGTACTGCCCGAGCAGCTTTTCCCAGTGCGCACGCACGGCGGCCGGCACTTCGGCATAGCCGTAGCCGGGCAGATCGACCAGCCGTCGGTCGCCGCCGAAATCAAAGTAGTTGATGTGCTGGGTGCGCCCCGGCGTCTTGGAGACGAAGGCAAGGCGGGTGTGATCCGCCAAGGTATTGATCGCACTGGACTTTCCAGCATTGGAGCGTCCGGCGAAAGCCACTTCCAGTCCTTCTTGCGGCAATTGCCGCAAGTCGTTGACGGTGGTGAGAAACTTCAGGCCGCGAAACAGGGACATGGTGTGTGGTTAGCTAAAAAGTCTTCGTATAGAATACCAGGATTTGATCGTAAGCCGGCCGACCGACAAGGCCGATATAGCATCGCAAGAGGGAGCAAACTTATGCGCAATGCGCCTGTGGTCGCAACGCTTGCAGCGCTGGTGATGATCAGCCCGACCGTCTTTGCCGCGAACAAGGCCGATCCGGCAAGGGGCAAGCAGATCGTCGAGCAATACTGTGCGGCCTGTCATGGCGCCGATGGCAACAGCGTCGCCTCGGCCAATCCCAGCCTCGCCGGTCAGCACCCCGAGTACATCTACAAGCAGTTGGTCGAATTCAAGAGCCAGGCCCGCAAGAGCCCGGTGATGAACCCGATTGCCGCGCAGATGGGGCCCGACGACATGCGCAATGTCGCCGCCCACTTCTCCAAGCAGACGGCCAAGGCCAAGGGTGCTTCCGACAAGGCCCTGATCGAGGCCGGTCGCAAGATCTACCGCGGTGGCATCGCGGCCAAGGGTGTACCTGCCTGTATGGCCTGCCATAGCCCCAACGGCGTCGGGATCCCGGCCCAGTATCCACGGGTGGGTGGGCAGCACGCCGCCTATACCGAGGCGCAGCTCAAGGCCTTCCGTTCCGGTGAGCGCGCCAACAATCCGGTGATGTCGCAAGTGTCGGCCAAGCTGTCCGATCAGGAGATCAAGGCGGTGTCCGAGTACATCCAGGCACTGCACTGACCGTTCACCACACTGATATACGGGCCTGCCGCGGAACCATTCGGGGCAGCTTGGCACCAAGGGGCGGCAACGCCCCTTTTGCACTGGTATGACCCAAAAACGCCTCTCACACGTCCCGTTCGGCCGCGCGTTGTTCGATCTGTTCTCGTCAATGCGTTTTGCCGTCGGGCTGCTCACCGTGCTCGCCATTGCTTCCGTGATCGGCACGGTACTCAAGCAGAACGAGCCTTACGTCAATTACCGCATCGAATTCGGCGAATTCTGGTTCCGTTTTTTCGAGCCGCTTGGCCTCTTCGATGTCTACCACGCCGGCTGGTTCTTGCTGATCCTGGTCTTCCTGGTGCTGTCGGTGTCGCTGTGCATCTGGCGGCATCTGCCGGGCATGCTGCGCGATATCCGGCATTTCCGGGAGCATGCCAGTCTCAATTCGCTGCGGCTGATGGGGCATCACGCCGAGGTGGATGGCGAGACCGACCTTGAGCGGGCGTCGGCGGCACTCAAGGAAGCTGGATTCCGCTTCCGGCTGCGCGAGACGGACGGTGTCAGGCTGCTGGCGGCAAAAAAGGGTGTGGGGCAGCGGTTGGGCTATTTCTTTGCCCATGCCGCCATTGTGGTGATCTGTGTCGGTGGTCTGCTCGATGGCAATCTGCCGTTGAAGCTGCGGGAGCTGACCGGCAGCAAAGTGCCCGAGACGCGCGACGTGCCGCAAAGCCAGGTGCCGGCGCACAGCCGCCTTGGCGCCGACAATCTTGCGTTTCGCGGCAATGTCACCATCCCGGAAGACGCCACTGCCGACGTGATCTTCCTCAACGCCGGCCAGGGTTACTTTGTCCAGGAGCTGCCGTTCGCGCTGCGTCTGAAGCAGTTTCATGTCGAGCACTACAGTACCGGGCAACCCAAGCGTTTCGCCTCGGACGTGGAGGTGCTCGATCGTGCTTCCGGCAAGGTGCTCAAAAGCGCGACCGTGGAAGTGAACAAGCCGCTGATCCACGATGGCGTGGCCATCTATCAGGCCAGCTTCGGCGACGGTGGCTCGCCCCTGACCTTCAATGCGTGGCCATTGGGTGAGGGTGCAAGCCCGCACCGCCTCGACGCGCGTTCGCAATCCAGCCAGGTGCTGACCGCCGGTGCGCAGCGCTACACGCTCGAGCTGGGCGATCTGCGGGTGTTCAATATCGAGAACATGGGGCGCACGCAATCACAGACCTCGACCGTGGCGGTCAGCCGCTTCGAGCAGGCCCTTGCGGCGGTGCAGTCGGTCAAGCCCGAGCACAACCTGCGCAACCTCGGACCCTCGGTGCAGTTCAAGCTGCGCGACCAGGGTGGCCAGGCAGTGGAATACCTCAATTATCTCGCCCCTTTCTCCGAGAACAATGCGCTCTACCTGCTCAGCGGCATGCGGCGCGAGCTCTCGGCCGATTTCGCGTTCGTGCGCATCCCGCTGGATGCCGCCGCCAGCCCCGAAACATTCATGCGGCTGCGCGCCGTGTTGCTGGACCCGGCCGCCTATCCCGAGATCGCCCGGCGTACCGCGGGCAAGGCGTTCCAGGAAGGCGGTTTCTCGGCCGGTCGGCGCGAGCAGTTCCAGGCGGTCACGCTCAACCTGCTTGCCCAGTTCGGTGGCGGCGGCTTTCCTGCGCTGGACCGCTTCCTGCAGCAGGCCAAGGTGCCCGAGGACCAGCGCCAGAGCGTGACCCAGACCTATTTGAAGATCCTGCAGGGCGCGGCCGTCGATGCGCTGGACCTTGCACAGGAACGCGCCGGTCTGCCACGCCTGGAGATGGATGCGGCCCGCTTCCGTTTCCTGATCGATGGCCTGGTTGCGACCAGCGCCCTGTTCGACTACGGCGCGCCCGTCTATCTGCAGCCCACCGGATTCGAGGAGATCCAGGCAAGCGGCTTCCAAATCGCCCGCGCGCCGGGGCAGTCCATTGTCTATCTGGGATGCCTGCTGCTGGTGATCGGCATCTACTGCATGTTCTATCTGCGCGAGGAACGCCTCTGGCTGCGTGTCGGCAACGGCCGCACCTTGCTGGCAATGACCGCCAGCCGGCACGACAGTGAGCTGGATCGCGCTTTTGCCCGGATGCGGGCCGCGTTGTTGCCCGACCCCTCCCACGAGGATCCACCCGATGCACGCACTTAGTCTTCGCAAGCGCCCCCTTGACTTCGTATTTGCCCTGCTGGTGCTGCTGGCCGGTCTGTTCGCACTCGGACGCTACCGCGAATTCATGGATTACTACGAGCAGGGCATCCTGCTCAGCACCATCGCCGGCCTGATCTGGTTCGGCTGGTTCTGGCCGGCCATGCGTCTCTTCATCCCGTTGTGCGGCGCCATCGCACTCGTCGGCATCGGGCTGTATCAGGGCGACCTTGCGCGGGCGGGCAGTGTGTTCGGGCTCAAGTACGCGTTGTCGAGCCAATCGGCAGTGATGTGGATGTGCGTGTTGTTCTTCCTGGCAACCGGTCTCTATTGGCTGGGCACGCTGCGCCGCTCGGCGTCGACGCTGTCCATCGCCTCCAGCCTGACCTGGGCCGCGGCGGCTGCTGCACTGGTCTCCAAGCTCGTGCGCTGGTACGAGAGCTACCTGATCGGGCAGGACGTGGGCCATATCCCGGTATCGAATCTGTACGAAGTCTTCGTGCTGTTCTGCCTGATCACCGCCCTGATGTATCTGTATTACGAGGCCAAGTTCCAGGCCCGTACCATGGGGGCCTTCGTGCTGCTGGTGATCTCGGCGGCGGTGGCCTTCATCCTGTGGTACAGCTTCGACCGGCAGGCGCACGAGATCCAGCCGCTGATCCCGGCGTTGCAATCGTGGTGGATGAAGATCCACGTGCCGGCCAACTTCGTCGGCTACGGCGCATTCGCGCTGGCAGCCATGCTGGGCGTGGCCTGGCTGCTGGCAGTGCCGGCGCCGGCACTGTCCCGGCAGGCCAGGCTGATGCTGTATCCGTTTGCCGGCGTGCTGCTGGTGGCAGGCACGGCGTTCCAGCTGAACGCGGCCACGTGGTTTCCCAGCCTCGGCTCCGGGGTCGGCCTCGTCAGCATGTTCATCTTCTCCGCGGCCGGCATGGCGTTGCTGACGTTGAACCGTGGAGCCATGCAGGCCTACCTGCCCAAGCCGGCCACGCTTGACGAAGTGGCGTACAAGGCCATCGCAGTCGGCTTTCTGTTCTTCACCATTGCCACCATCCTCGGCGCACTCTGGGCGGCCGAGGCGTGGGGTGGCTACTGGAGCTGGGACCCCAAGGAGACCTGGGCGCTGATCGTCTGGCTCAACTACGCGGCGTGGCTGCACGTGCGGCTGATCAAGGGCTGGCGTGGCGACGTACTGGCGTGGTGGTCGGTGGTCGGGTTGCTGGTCACCACGTTTGCCTTCATCGGGGTGAACATGTTTCTTTCCGGACTTCATTCTTACGGAAATCTTTAATAAATTCGTTGTTATTTGACCGAAATCAAGCGTGTTTCGACCGTTTGTCGGTTTGTACGGTGTTTTTTGGTCATTTAATGTAAGAAAATATGGAAAAGATCGGGCCTGTCCTCCTAAAGTAACGATATTCCTGTCGCTGGGAATGAGGAGGGTGAAATGGGTACCGTCTACTACAAGACCGAGTTGGGCCAGCAGGAACTGGTTGCGCGCAGCGGCCAGGTACCGCCCAAGGCGCGGCAGCTGTTGATCATGATCGATGGACACCGCAGTTTCGAGGACCTTGCCGCGCTGATGCCTGGCGCAGGCGATGTGCTCAGGATGCTGGAGCAGCTCAAGCTGATTGCGCCGCAAGGCGCGGAAAGCACGCCTGCGGCGGTCGTGCATGGCCTGTATGACCAGCTTCCCCCGCCCAGGCGCCTGTTGCTGGTCAGACAGATCGTGCTGCAGGTGGCGGGCGAGTTTCTCGGCAAGGGTTGGGAGTCCAAGCTGGACGAGCGCTTTGCCGCGCTGCGGGACGGCCCCGGGCTCGAAGCCCTGGTGGAGGACTGGCTCACGGCGCTGCGCCGCTCCGGACACCGGGGCGCGGCCGACGCGGGGCAGCGTGCCGTTGCCGGTGCATTGAAGCGCGCCGGGCACTGAGCAACAACTGCGTGACCATACAAAAAGCCGGCCAATGGCCGGCTTTTTGTATGCCTGTGTGGCGGAACCGCTTACTCGGCGGTGGCCTTGGCGCCGTTCAGATTGGCCACTGCCAGATTCTCGCCGCGCACCAGCGACATCAGCT is a genomic window containing:
- a CDS encoding YSC84-related protein — its product is MFTKALMAAGTLALILGMPVHATGETAPEQADGDTKTNAQQANQNKKSPAERRAAIRAMARESLNEIYGKHPQAKEQIQKAAGYAVFNTGSVQVLFLGAGGGEGVAVSGGKETFMGVAQAKAGLGLGAKNSRLVLVFTDKATYDKFVNKGWVFEGQGTAAAKAGDTGGAIAGAALIAPKVYAYQFTEHGLTAEVTVAGSKYFRDKELNQGK
- the ahcY gene encoding adenosylhomocysteinase, with the translated sequence MADFNDCNDFNDFNVADLSLAAWGRKELNIAETEMPGLMAVRDEYAARQPLKGARIAGSLHMTIQTGVLIETLIALGAEVRWASCNIFSTQDHAAAAIAAAGIPVFAYKGESLEEYWQFTHRIFEWGDGQYANMILDDGGDATLLLHLGARAEQDRSVLGDPANEEETVLYAAIKAQLAKDPTWYSTRLSRILGVTEETTTGVHRLYQMHEQGKLAFPAINVNDSVTKSKFDNLYGCRESLVDGIKRATDVMIAGKIAVVLGYGDVGKGCAQSLRGLGATVWVTEIDPICALQAAMEGYRVVTMDDVAGQGDIFVTTTGNVSVITHEHMKAMRHNAIVCNIGHFDSEIEVASLRQYQWDNIKPQVDHIVFPDGKRIILLAEGRLVNLGCATGHPSFVMSNSFANQTLAQIELFSKRDQYPIGVYVLPKELDEMVARLHLKKIGARLTTLTDQQAAYIGVPKNGPYKPAHYRY
- the metF gene encoding methylenetetrahydrofolate reductase [NAD(P)H] produces the protein MTTPDTSHLAPQARAHISFEFFPPKTQEGVEKLRSTRQALAQFKPEFFSVTFGAGGTTQEGTRTAVLEIRHDGFDAAPHLSCIGSTREAIAALLADYREHGIRRIVALRGDIPSGMVDVGEFRYANELVAFIRQQHGDWFRIEVAAYPEYHPQAASAEADLRNFVAKVNAGADAAITQYFFNPDAYFRFVDEVRARGVTVPIYPGIMPIQNFSQLSRFSEMCGAEIPRWLRLRLASFGDDAAAIRAYGLDVVTELCDRLLAGGAPGLHFYTLNASGAVATVCRRLGL
- the yihA gene encoding ribosome biogenesis GTP-binding protein YihA/YsxC; translation: MSLFRGLKFLTTVNDLRQLPQEGLEVAFAGRSNAGKSSAINTLADHTRLAFVSKTPGRTQHINYFDFGGDRRLVDLPGYGYAEVPAAVRAHWEKLLGQYLMTRQNLIGLVLIMDARRPLTERDRNMLDWFRPTGKPVHCLLTKADKLSRQAQTAALRAVEKEFEEDSLITVQLFSSLKKQGVETIEEIVGGWFSAVEYQSTGGL
- a CDS encoding c-type cytochrome, which codes for MRNAPVVATLAALVMISPTVFAANKADPARGKQIVEQYCAACHGADGNSVASANPSLAGQHPEYIYKQLVEFKSQARKSPVMNPIAAQMGPDDMRNVAAHFSKQTAKAKGASDKALIEAGRKIYRGGIAAKGVPACMACHSPNGVGIPAQYPRVGGQHAAYTEAQLKAFRSGERANNPVMSQVSAKLSDQEIKAVSEYIQALH
- a CDS encoding cytochrome c biogenesis protein ResB; protein product: MTQKRLSHVPFGRALFDLFSSMRFAVGLLTVLAIASVIGTVLKQNEPYVNYRIEFGEFWFRFFEPLGLFDVYHAGWFLLILVFLVLSVSLCIWRHLPGMLRDIRHFREHASLNSLRLMGHHAEVDGETDLERASAALKEAGFRFRLRETDGVRLLAAKKGVGQRLGYFFAHAAIVVICVGGLLDGNLPLKLRELTGSKVPETRDVPQSQVPAHSRLGADNLAFRGNVTIPEDATADVIFLNAGQGYFVQELPFALRLKQFHVEHYSTGQPKRFASDVEVLDRASGKVLKSATVEVNKPLIHDGVAIYQASFGDGGSPLTFNAWPLGEGASPHRLDARSQSSQVLTAGAQRYTLELGDLRVFNIENMGRTQSQTSTVAVSRFEQALAAVQSVKPEHNLRNLGPSVQFKLRDQGGQAVEYLNYLAPFSENNALYLLSGMRRELSADFAFVRIPLDAAASPETFMRLRAVLLDPAAYPEIARRTAGKAFQEGGFSAGRREQFQAVTLNLLAQFGGGGFPALDRFLQQAKVPEDQRQSVTQTYLKILQGAAVDALDLAQERAGLPRLEMDAARFRFLIDGLVATSALFDYGAPVYLQPTGFEEIQASGFQIARAPGQSIVYLGCLLLVIGIYCMFYLREERLWLRVGNGRTLLAMTASRHDSELDRAFARMRAALLPDPSHEDPPDART
- the ccsB gene encoding c-type cytochrome biogenesis protein CcsB; amino-acid sequence: MHALSLRKRPLDFVFALLVLLAGLFALGRYREFMDYYEQGILLSTIAGLIWFGWFWPAMRLFIPLCGAIALVGIGLYQGDLARAGSVFGLKYALSSQSAVMWMCVLFFLATGLYWLGTLRRSASTLSIASSLTWAAAAAALVSKLVRWYESYLIGQDVGHIPVSNLYEVFVLFCLITALMYLYYEAKFQARTMGAFVLLVISAAVAFILWYSFDRQAHEIQPLIPALQSWWMKIHVPANFVGYGAFALAAMLGVAWLLAVPAPALSRQARLMLYPFAGVLLVAGTAFQLNAATWFPSLGSGVGLVSMFIFSAAGMALLTLNRGAMQAYLPKPATLDEVAYKAIAVGFLFFTIATILGALWAAEAWGGYWSWDPKETWALIVWLNYAAWLHVRLIKGWRGDVLAWWSVVGLLVTTFAFIGVNMFLSGLHSYGNL